CGTTGGGTGCTACCAACGCTGTTTCTCTATTCATTAAATTTTCCAATGCAAAAGTTTCTTCAGGCACAAAGCAAACTCATGGCCATGGCTTTGATTTCCTTTGTTGCATTGATAATACATGCCTTTATGAGTTGGTTGCTAATCTTCAAAGTGGGTTTGGGGTTGGCTGGAGCAGCTATTACAGGAAATCTATCATGGTGTATTATCGATACTTGTCAGTTTTTGTATATAGTTTACTTTTGCCAAGATGCTTGGAAAGGATTCTCCTGGCTTGCTTTTCGTGATCTATGGGCTTTTGTTCGACTTTCAGTGGCTTCAGGTGTTATGCTATGGTTAGTAGCACACTGCTTGTGGTTGTTTTCTTTTGTGAACTCAATTGCTCGTAAAAATCTTAATTAGGAGATGACAAAAACATTATCTCTAAGAAGCGAGTCAATCTGTGTTAGTCATATTCATTTGTGGCTGTTGACATTTTCAGTTTGGAGCTCTGGTATATGACGTCACTCATTGTTATGACGGGTAATTTGAAAAATGCAACAATTGAAGTCGATGCACTATCTATCTGGTAAGAAGCATCAATAATCCAACTTTTGTCTTAAATTGGGGTGTAATAAACTTGTACATTTCATAGATAAAAGGACCATCTAGTCATGGTTGTTTAAACTTGTAATCTGTTGCAATTAGTATTTAAATGTACCCCCTTTAACAGATTTCTATCTGTTCCTTTTACAGCATGAATTTGAATGCATGGGAAGCCATGATCTTCGTCGGTTTCAATGCTGCGATTAGGTATGAAATTTCCAGTTAGTATTATCATATTTCATTTTCGTTTTGGGTTCTTTTGAAATGAAACTTATTAGCCCAATACTAGACCGTATAGACAAATATAGACAGAGATTTCTcgaacaaataaaatatttattaatcttaAGTGGTGGCAGCATCATATTTTTGGTAAACTTGCAAGCAACTtgtttagtttgcattcaattgATGCAGTGTGAGAGTATCGAATGAATTGGGAGCTGGTCACCCAAAAGCTGCAAAATTTTCTGTGATCATCGTGATTCTAACATCATTGTCAATTGGGCTTATATGTATGGCCATCATTCTTGCAACCAAAAATGATTTTGCAGTACTATTCACGAGTAGTAAAGTGGTCATGGAAACGGTCTCCAATATGGCAATGTTACTTGGAGTGACGATGGTATTAAATAGTGTACAACCAGTTCTATCAGGTAGAGTATAAATACAAATTCACAATTCTTGCTTTACATGGCTGTAGTTATGGCAGCTGAGGAGTTTATACTATATAACTGATTATCTCTTTTTTATAGGTTAGTATTGTTTTATCATAATTTTTAAGGTCTCTGTTTTTTGGGTGTAAAAAACTCAGGTGTGGCTGTAGGCGGAGGTTGGCAAGGTCTGATAGCATATGTAAACCTAGGGTCCTACTATGTTATTGGATTACCCCTTGGCCTTCTTATGGGATATAAGTTCGATCTTGGGGTGAAGGTAGACTTAGCTTCTTCCTATTTAGAATTCAAATTCTCAATTGCTCTTTGTCGTAATTTCATTACTAATGAATATCAAGGTCTCCTGAATTTGATCTTTGTATGTTAAAACAGGGCATTTGGACTGGCATGATTTGTGGAACAGTCCTCCAGACTCTCATTctattgttaattacatatttcACTAACTGGAATCGAGAGGTAAAGCACCATATTTCTACAGAGGCTGTTGAGAACATTATATCATTATTGTGGTGACCTATTCTTCTTTTGTAGTGCAGGCTGCTCAAGCCGAAGATCGTATAAGGGTATGGGGAGGAATAGCTGGGTCAAATACAAATCGATCACTGAAGGTAAGCGTGTGCATGTTAGATAGATTACTTGAAAAGCTCTAGGAACTATATAACTCAAGTGAGCTGAACTTGTCACATTCTCACTGACCATCTCAAATTTGAGCTGCAGAGGGACGAGAATGTTGGGATCGAGAATTCTGAAGATGAGAACATCCCTTAGAAATCTAGAAAATGTTCCACTTACGAAAATCTTTGGCAAATAGTATCTAGAAGACCCTCTTCTGTAAAGAGGAAAACTATTCAAATATTTCAGCTGCACCTACAAATTCAGTAGGTTGACACAGGACGTGCTCAAGTAAATGTTCAATAATTAGGCTGATTTATGTTACAGTTTTTTCTCTGGATTCAGTAATATGAAATACTGGGAATCTGTGGCGAACAAAATAAACCATCAATCCAGTTTGAGTGTGTGTCTTCTGTCATGAATAAAAAAAAATCCTTCCATGGAGGATCAATTTCgaaataataaatgaaaattttGTTTGGTTTCCAGTTTGAAGTGATTTGTATTCAACTACACTGGGTTGATACCAAGTTCTATTACTATGATGGCTACAACTCTTGCTTTAAAAATGAGAATCAATGCTGTGTTTGGAAAAAGGAGGAGACAAAGAAGATGAAACCTTTTCTATGTCCCAAAGGGGAAAATGAATGGGTAGGTTTGATAGTCATGTCCGCAATAAAACTGTGGCCTAGACCTCCCATCCCAAAGCGTGGAGACCTAGGAGTCGGTTTTCCAGTGTGGGTGGGAGGATGATAATTCCCGACTAGGGGGTGAGGGTGTGGCTACCGGGGGTGTGGAAGGGCGCTCCATCCGAGGAGATTGAAAATATTGATTCTAATAAAGGGAGTTTTCTTTTAGATTGTTCAAGGATAGATAATCTTTTGGGGCctaatgatggatgtgccaatGATTTTATGTTTCCTCTTTGTTTCAAGAAAATGCTATTTGATGAAAAGGATCTTGCCACTGTGCTCAGTTAAAATGCTTTGGACCAATTTTTTAAATCACCCTGATTTCAGACTGGTCCTCGTTTGTTTTAGTGTTGATTGCTATTCTGTTGCTGTACTGCTTTAGCTGTTTATTGTTGTGCTGGgcttaatgcttcatctttctctttgtaCAAGTGATCAGaaccctttcaaaatcccttcttatccAATCAAAAATAAATTCTATTTGTATGATTTGTACATTTAAATATTATCAACTATTGAATTAAAAAATCTATAATTGTAAATGTTTTGTATTAAGATAATATCTAGATATCTTGGTGAATGGTGAGAAACAATTTGCCTAATACAATTTAAGTGGATCTAATAGTAAAGGTGTGTATACATTATATAATAGATTCAAATTGAATTGGGAGGAGAATGAAGGCATACACATCAACGAACAATATATGAGATCTGTCACCAAAaactataatttaattatcaaagtatatataaaaataaattttaagaaaaataGTAGATAAGAATGGTATTAATTGACATACATAGTTTATACCTACTCGTTGGGCTTATTGCATTAGATAACACTTCTTATTCATCATTTCAATTACTCAGATTATTCTCACTTTTTTGTATCTCTATAAAGAGCAAAGATTATAAGAATTTGAAATGCTTTAAGATAATCTCGTCTTTGAAAGGAGCATATAATAAAAATTTCATTCAACATGATTTTAAGATTGGTGATTTGATTCTCTAATCCAATCTTCAAAAATATAATGTGAATAAAGAATTAAGAGATAAATTTAAATTTCAATCAATTGGGACCCTTCATTATCTCTTCCAACTAGACTCGCCTACCTTTGGTTTGACCACCCTTAATGCAAAACTATtgatattgtgagattttgccaagatcaagggcacaatgaaaagcacacaaaagagagacaatagtttgacaagaacaaactgtattctcatcaatatgcaaaagtgatcaactagattaaccaaaacaatgaatataggttttcttatataggcaaggccaaatggatatttgagcacacaatcatgacgtgtggcccaatgagaaacaagagtaggtaagaaaaagtacaggtaggtaggagaaataatataatattccacaagaggtggatcacccatcaaatgtgtggaatgtaacaacaaataagaccacaaaaggtggaatttctcctacaagcatcatccctatgtgcacacttccctaagtgtctcatatccaaactacgatgagataaATAATTGCACCAATAgatattatgtttttattttattagGTTCCTATCTACTTTGGCTCCACTTATAGAGTTATTAGAGTTATGCTTCACATTCTCATTTATTATTATTCTTCATTACTCTTCTTGATACTTTATTGATTTTAAGATTatatatgtgtttttttttttttttaagtttttacatATGAAAAGTAGATAAtgttactttaaaatatttcactTGTAGCAGCTGTAGCAAGACCTAAAAATCAAAAATGCGGCTCAGGTTTTGATAGAAAATAAATTATGGATACTGAGAAAAATGGGTCGCAAAACTATTATACCAACCCTTGAAACTATCTATCTATAAGCAGAATAAACTAACAGTTGTTGGTAGAAAGGCTGACAGGGCGCCATGTGTTCATTCTTCCTCAATCTGCTTTGCTCTCGAGAATTCACCAACCTCTGAGACAGGAGTAGATTTCAAATACTCGTGAGATGTGATTGGCGGGTGTTTGGAGTGGTTAATCATAAAACTGCAGAGCCCAAAACACATCAAAAAAATGGGTTGCTATTTGATTTCCCAATGAAGGCCCATGAACATGCATGGCTCTGGTAAAATGATCGGAGAATCCTATATCAAAGCTGTTTTTTATGGCTTTATAAACTTCTCTGAAAGACCATTTCTTCTTCAATTATCTAACAGGAAACAAACCCCCAATCCAAGCTTTCCTAATAAAGATGTCATACTTCTGCACTTTTTTGTTTAACAATTCCCCAGTGTAATATTGTTCCCTCACAAAATCAAGAGAGATTTGTAACAGCAAGCCTAAAGATTGAAAGAGATCAAAACAATTAGATAAGAAAATTGAGGGCACTTGGGAGGGGTATAAAGCCCTGATATGTGTATCCAGAAGCTCCTCACCCACGATGGTTCTGTATCTGCCCAACAACCCAGCATTCCAATTTATCTAAATTGGGGCGTATTATAATGATGGAAGCCAAATGTGCAAGCTCCTTGATTTTAATATTCTCCTCATTTGGCAATTAATATTCAGCTGAAAGGAGTCTCCTTGAGAGTCTTTGCTATCCCATCGAAAAGTTTGTCTATGATGTGACTGCAAATTTGGCAAATTGTAGTGCGATGACAAGACCTACGGACTGATGATTAAAAAAGGTTGTAGTCTTGAAAAACCTGCATCAAAGCCACATTGTTAGATAAAAATCTCTTTAGTTATGAATTCCCTCGATTCTGGATTTTGGAGGAGAAAATCATGAGTAAGAAAGAGGTCATCCTTGTTATTATTCATCCCATCGTTGGCGAGGAAATCTGCCAAGCAATTTGCTTCCATGAAGCAATGTTGTATTTGAAATTGAGGCAAGCCATGAAGCAGCAGTTTCTAGATGGAGATAAAAATATATTTGATGTTCCAATTTTGCGATTGTTTGTTCTTACAAGTATGAATTGTGTTGATATATAGAATCTCCCTCGATAATTAATTTTTGAATTTGTAGTTGATTTGCCAATTTAAAACCTTTCAAAAGTGCCAATGCTTTTGCCATTTGAACTTAGAGCACTAAACTGGACAACCGGCCTTTCCCCCTCGACATGTGACGTATATAGTTCTAGTTTGCTGCCTAGGCCAGTAGTCTAATCTAAAAGGAGAGAGCGGCACTAATTACATGACCCTAAGAATTCCTCAAGACAAAACCTGCACCTAAAGGCCCGGATTTCCTCCactagccccatcaaaatttagcttgaaATTTTGACCTAATCATTTGCACGGAAATTCCGTTTAATTGATTTCCTCTCGATTTTGGAATGCTTACCATTCAAAGAACTTCCTGGGAATGGAAGCACAATGAAATGCCATGTAGATAAAATTTTGGAATCCCATTAGAAAAGTTAGATGCTGTAGATTTTTTTCTTGCCACATAAGAATTCATTGTTTCTGCCATAGTAGCAAAAGTCTTTTACGAATAggcaaaaatcagaaaaaaatcagattaaaaagaaacataaaaaattgtagaaaaagagactaaactatttttttaaataactttaagGCATTTTCATAGCATACagatataaagagcaaataaaatattcatattgctgactacataggcaaatattcatttaacttttaaaagggcagtcaccaaatacaccaaatagttgtctaagtctgagatcaaagattagctaagtctttGAAGTAGATATGATCGAAATTTATCAGActgagatccaactattgttaggaatttagtaaaagtggaagccattttgaaagACAGAGATCCAacaattgttaggaatttagtaaaagtggaagccattttgaaatGATCCAAGACTTTCGAGTTTTCTAGGGGtggttcaatatttgagaaagcttatcaaatcatattccatagttgcaatactttatattccctgatggaaattgttaagtcttttatatggggtagaattcaacaaaaagcatttgtttagctgaagtaaaagattagcaagccattggttttggcaatacctagcttgcaactactattttggcaatacctagcttgcaactacaattttaggtagagacaaattttaatgattgtatgttggaggctcttttattataACCATGTAAGCTTGCTGCTTGTCATTCAAATTTATTTCGTGGAGTACTTtcgatatattgctcacataatgaattgtatgtctttgtttgagcaaaaattaagtatatcaattattaattataaatcgtatatctatatctacatatattaaatatgtctttgaacgtttagtgttgtggtagaaaaaccccattggtgaggtagccaccaaggttcaaacccctactgggCCATTGAGCTCATGGGCTTTCTACCTTTGTTGGGTTGTTGAGcttgtgggtttgaacaagtgaagtgtggggaatgatgaacCCCTCGAAAATGGATAAAATAACAAATTGGTCAACGATTTTTTCGGGGAATAAATTGGCTAGCTCCAATAATCATGATTTTTTGCAAACTATTGCTTCATTGGTTTCTGCTATTGTCATTTCAATTTTGACATACTGGATCAAAAGTATTTTTCCTCTTTTCTAAAAATTCTAATATTTCTCTCTCATTAATTGATTCTGGAAGTGGAGCATACAATCTTATTTGTTTTGAATCTATTTCCAACTATTGTTTCTTTGGTTAAAATCCTTTCAAAAAGAGATCTATGTATAgaggatttttatcttttatatttcTAATTATTATGACTAGTATTATTTATTGAATGTTTTATTGACACTAGTTTTTCTTGATGATCatagacaataaaaaataaattaagtcAATAAAATCTAGTATAATAAAATTTGAAACTCCTCATATTAACaattatttttacttttattttttagtttaataaaaaaaattacatggaCTCTATGAAAAAAATAACTATAAATGAAATccatttgtggattttgttttaaattaaattaaattaaattaaataacttaaaattaaataattaaaagtaaactgaaataacctaaattaaattaaatacttaaaagtgaattaaaataatttaaagtaAATTAACATATATTGacattataaaatattttgtgaattttattttaaaataaattaaattaaattaaataacttaaatcaaagtaaataaattaaataacttacatTAAATTAAgtgaaattaaataacttaaatgaaaatacattaaataacttaaataaaattaaataatttaaatcaaacTAAATTAAATAAGTTTCAAGAAATGCATTTTTAGTGGCCTACATATGTAGTATTATTAATGCATGGTTGTGCTTACTCTCGTCACTtgcaattataataattaaaattaaatgaaaaataacttaaataaaataatttaaataactttaatgaaattaaataatttaaatcaaacTAAATTAAATAAGTTTCATTTCAGTAGCTTCCATGTCTAACATTATTAATGCATGGTCCTGTCAACCAGTTATAATAATAGttctcaaaataaattaaattaaataattaaaagtaaatTGAAATAgtctaaatttaattaaataattaaaagtgaATTAAAATAACCTAAAGTAAATTAATATATAGTAAAATTATAAaagattttttgaattttattttaaattaaatcaaatcaaattaaataacttaaatgaaattaattaactttaatttaaatgaaattaaataacttaaataaaaataaattaaataacgtAAATGAAGGGATGACCTTATAATATATCAGTTAGTTGTGAGCCTCCTttatgggaggtcttgggttcgaaCTTGCTCGAGCCCCATGTTTATTGTGTTAAGGCCACCATGTAAGGAGGAGTACTTTCAACTACTAATTGAGGTGTTAAGGCTTCGATATAGGTTGGCAACATGGCCTTGGAGTGACAAGGTGAGAGAAATGGAGCGATAAGGGGTCGTAAAATGGAGAGTTGAGGTGATAAGGGTGCGCGAGTATGGAGAAATAGGATAgcacaaggagatataagggtgtgaATGCtgaacaaatatgaggatgagagccttcaaaaatgtggtctcactagttcatagctccaccTAGCATTAGTAATGCATGGTTGTAATTAATCCAATCAACCAGTTATAATAAGGgttctcaaattaaatatttaaaattttcatcatattactatatatatatatatatatatatatatatatatatcaatgaaatatttagtagattttatttcaaattaatgtaaacaaaataaaattaaataataaattaaataaagttaaattaaataatttaaaataattaaaattaaattaaataacttaaatgaaaataaatgaaataacttaaattaaaataaattgcatatgTAGTATTGTATTAAGTTAGaattggtttaatatttaattttattcgaTTATATATCTAGttattaatgcatgaaattaaataatttaaattaaactaaattaaataagTGGTCTCCATATGTAGTATTAGTAATCATGTGTAGTATTAGCAATGCATGGTTGTACTTAGTCTTTGCATTATAATAAGAGTTCTCGAATTAAATATTTAAACTTTTCATTGTATTAATCTTTATAGAAAAATAGAAATCAATAAAATGTTTAGTAGATTCTATTTCAAAttaaagtaaataaaattaaattaaattaaatagtttaaaataattaaaattaaattaaaataacctaaattaaattaaataacttcatttaaaataaattgcatgtGTAGTATTGTAACAAGTTAGAATCACTTTAATATTTAGTTTTATTCGACTATTTATCTATTATGTAATGCTTGAATTGCCCGTTATTATGTAATGCTTGAATTGCTATTGTCTTTGTTGCTTTAACTGCCTCGGCCTCCTTTAAAGTATCTTGTGATTTAATCTCAATGGCTGCAATAGTTGCCTTTGCTTGATCAAATTCAtacctttccttttgatctgctTCTCTCATTGCTTCAACCTCTTTCTTAGGATCTTTAGCTTCAAAGGCCAATTTTTGTAGAGCCACTAACAGACCTAATCTAGAACCTTTCATCTTTGCTTTTGTAGCTGCAACAACTACTACTACTTGTGATCTGGTTTTATGAACTTTAGCATTCAAAGATGTTGTGGTTGCTTCTGCTTCTAATTCTTACTCTCTCTTAGTTAATTCAGCAAGTTCCTTCCTTACCTACTCCAATTTTTCCTTACACAATTTAGTGGAGCTTTCAGAGAAAAACTCTCTTATCTATCTTTCTTCAAATTCTCTTTTGCTTCTTCAAGCTCCACAAACTTAGATTCTATTGAGCAATTTGCATTAGACatagtttttttggttttttgagtcTCCAATTCTACCACACTAAGATTTTAATTGGCatcaaaaaaatctctaaaaacccTGAACTCGGATTATTTTGCTCATTATAGCTCCTTTTGCAAATTTTCTATTTCAATAGTTGTTTTGGCCAACATTGTCTCCTTATGCTTTGAAGCATCGAGTTCCTCCTTCAAAGCACccatatttttgtttatttattctaCACTTTATGCAGATTTAAGTGTATCAACCTCTCTTTCTTTTAGAATAGTAACCCACAAAACATGATTACAGCATTACTTTATCTATTTGCCTAAAATTACACTTGCTACCTAAGCCTTTCATAGAGCATAGATCACTTTTGTCTTATGCTAAAAAATCTTTAAAGCAATAGGTGGTTTCAATGGCTTACTAATATGGAGGTTCACTTCACACTTCAACAAAGCCAAAACCTATGGAAGGCCAACTCCTCAAAGGAAAAAAACCCTATGTGCTTATAGGTGTTCCTAGTATGAGTTTATCCACTCCATGTCTTGAAACATTTAACATAAGGGATTAGTATTGCTTAGATTCAAATCAAATTTTATAGTCAAACAAattctttttctttcaacaaacTAATCAACTTACCATTGAAACAGTATTTTTTTATAATAGTGGCCAAACTATAATTCTTGTACATTTGATTCATTAGAGTTTTATACAGAGTTGTTCACAAGAAGAAAATCATCAACTCAAAATAGCCAATCTTAAACATAGAGTGAACATAAATAGGGTAGTTGTTTCTCATCACAATACAATATAGATATTGTGAAAATCCTACACAATCATGATATGGTGACATCCCAAAACTTTCTCTCCATTTGCACACCAAATATGTTTAAATGTGTATTATTGCTTGTACAATCCCCAGAGAGACCTTTGAGTTTGGGAAGAGTGTATGACTAGGCGATCAAGAATGAGTGCTAGCTAGATAATGGGTTTTAGAAATGGTTGTTGATTATGAAATTTCATTCATTTCAAGAAATGCTAATAATTTTCATATCAAAAGACAAAACACAATATGCAGCTCAATAAGAAGAACAAACACATGGTAAATAAGAGAAATAATCTCACCACATTCAGCATAAACTACCAAAAGCTCGTGAGGATGGAGGTCCAACATATGGATTATTTGGATCTCCATTTTGATTTGCATAGGGACCTTCGAGGCCAAGACCATATCCACCCATTGGTCCTCCCATTCCATTATTGAACATTCCACTATATCCATTTTGGCCACCATATCTTCTGTACATATTGTTTCTCTAAAGACCACTATTGTATCCTCCTATTGCACCTCCATATCCTCCTAATCCATCATATGTATTTATGAAAGTTGAAGCTAGGGTTGTCACATAATGGGTTGTATCTAAATTCTTATACTCCATTTTATGTAGTTGTTTGATGATGAACTAGAAATATGTATGCTTTCATTATATAATTTGAACTCCACTTCAACATTTGGATTAAGTTGAAGTCATGattaatcaaaacaaaaaaaattagcaAATGCAGAGAGATAGATCATGGTAAATTTCATAAATGGTATTATTAGTTGTGCAAACCCATTATTACCTTTTTCTAATATTTAGTTTAGAAGACTTCAAAAGTGTCGATTCTAAACTAAATGTGCTTTGGAGGAAATGAGAGATTTGACACTTGAAAAGAACTATATATTGGTATCTAAAACAAATTGACTTTAACAACTTAAGGGGAATTATGTTAAAAAAGAAATGGAGTTTTTTTTTAGCTATCAAAGGTATCCTCATGACCCAGCCTAGCGAACAAGGCAAGTTGAGGTGATACTAGTCCTTGGGGGATTGATCCACACCTCACAAGTAGTCCCCTCTCTTAAACTTGGGAGGGAGTTGAACCTGAGACCTATGAGGATCAAATGCACAgcccaagccaactcacctacctATGCGGGACAAAAGAAATGGACTTTTAAAAGTGAAATTATGTTTAAAAAACATATGGACTTTAAAAAATTTAGGtgatttatgttttaaaaaaaatcttcccTAAAATAGTAGTTTGGTTTATCATGAAGCATGACCTACTATTTTTGAGGCAGCCTTCTGTATTTAACCTAAACCCTCAGTAGGatataaattcaaacaaaaacctGCTTAATGTTTTAAGTTTTGTCTACTAATTTACTAAAAGGAATTTatttaaagtaaaaaaaaattaaaataacataacctTAACCCAAAACCAAAAGGGTTCAATCTAACTTTTCTCTGTATGAGATTAAAAATGAGCCAAAAAAGATATGTAATTGCTGTCACTTAGGTAAAACTCAAAAAATAGCGCAACTAATGCTCCAAATTAATTACAGGCTTTTCAAGTGCAATGATAGTATGATGTAGTGTACAATACTTTAAAATTGTCTAATTTGGTAGTCAGCAGACAATACAAGTAATAATTTGTTGGAAACTTCTTAGGATCTAATAAGTCAAATAAGAAAATGTTGTTGGGAACAATTACCACAACCTAACTTCTTAAAAAAGTTGATCTTCCAGTGTCACAACAATTCAGATCTTGGT
This genomic stretch from Cryptomeria japonica chromosome 8, Sugi_1.0, whole genome shotgun sequence harbors:
- the LOC131046884 gene encoding protein DETOXIFICATION 34-like; the encoded protein is MGSALETLCGQAVGAGKRQMLGVYLQRSWLVLLGTAVLLSPIYIFATPILKLLGQEDDVADLVGKYARWVLPTLFLYSLNFPMQKFLQAQSKLMAMALISFVALIIHAFMSWLLIFKVGLGLAGAAITGNLSWCIIDTCQFLYIVYFCQDAWKGFSWLAFRDLWAFVRLSVASGVMLCLELWYMTSLIVMTGNLKNATIEVDALSICMNLNAWEAMIFVGFNAAISVRVSNELGAGHPKAAKFSVIIVILTSLSIGLICMAIILATKNDFAVLFTSSKVVMETVSNMAMLLGVTMVLNSVQPVLSGVAVGGGWQGLIAYVNLGSYYVIGLPLGLLMGYKFDLGVKGIWTGMICGTVLQTLILLLITYFTNWNREAAQAEDRIRVWGGIAGSNTNRSLKRDENVGIENSEDENIP